The Aedes albopictus strain Foshan chromosome 2, AalbF5, whole genome shotgun sequence region AACATACCTCTGCCCGATGACAAACAGGATAACTATGAAGAGGACGAATTCATCAAACGAAAATCCAATTGTACCGTATTTCTCGGTTACACTTCCAATATGGTGTCGTGTGGCGTGCGGGAAACGATACGGTTTTTAGTTCAACATAAAATGGTTGACTGTATTGTGACAACTGCTGGCGGTGTCGAAGAAGACCTGATAAAATGCCTCGCTCCTACATACCTCGGATCATTCGAACTGAATGGAAAGCGTCTTCGAGAGCAGGGTATCAATCGAATCGGCAATCTGCTGGTACCGAACGATAACTACTGTAAGTTTGAAAACTGGGTTATCCCAATATTGGACGAAATGTTGGAAGAACAACGATCTTCGGGAATACTCTGGACACCGTCCAAGGTTATACAAAGGCTTGGAGAAAAGATCAACGATGAGAGTTCAGTTTATTACTGGGCCGCCAAGAATAAAATACCGGTGTTTAGTCCAGCGCTTACCGATGGCAGTCTTGGTGACATGATGTATTTCCATTCGTTCCGCAATCCTGGACTAGTGTTGGACATCATTTCTGATCTTAGACGGTTGAACACCATGGCTGTTAAGGCAGTCAACTCAGGCGTTATCATAGTGGGGGGCGGTGTGATAAAGCATCATATATGTAATGCTAATTTGATGAGAAATGGTGCTGATTTTTCGGTTTTCATAAATACTGCTTCGGAATTCGATGGGAGCGATAGTGGTGCCAGGCCGGATGAAGCGGTGTCTTGGGGTAAGATAAAAAAGGATGCAACACCAGTCAAAGTTTACGCGGAAGCCAGCTTAGTGTTTCCCATACTTGTTGGGGAAACGTTTGTAAAATGTCATTTTATAAAGAAATAAAAACAGGTAAAATCTGAGAAAAGATCATTTGTTTTACTTGTTTACCCACTTAACACACATCGTAATTTTCAGAATATATCCGCATCAATTTCGTTCTTTTTCTGTATGTGGGATTATGCATGCCTAAATCCACCAGGGTgggatgacgtcacgttttcgattcccgcatcttgtactaatgtttagggaacccaaatgcattgtcaatgggagAACCcatttgatgttggctgcaaacaatcttattgggtgggaatagggatgtcatatacgtgccTAAATCAGACAAATCAGCTTGGgcaagattcaaatattacgtctatCATTTTACGGGTTTTCCAGACCCTCCTCCTCCCCCCTCTGACCGCAATTTTCCTACCCAATACACGTACAGTCACACTATTCTAgactaacgagtctggaataaaaaagaggagaaacgtcaa contains the following coding sequences:
- the LOC109404272 gene encoding probable deoxyhypusine synthase — its product is MNNSTEPTLAKEAVLQESSKIPEGTPTVQGYDWNQGRNYEALFGTYLHSGFQATNLGKAIEEVQKMIDCRNIPLPDDKQDNYEEDEFIKRKSNCTVFLGYTSNMVSCGVRETIRFLVQHKMVDCIVTTAGGVEEDLIKCLAPTYLGSFELNGKRLREQGINRIGNLLVPNDNYCKFENWVIPILDEMLEEQRSSGILWTPSKVIQRLGEKINDESSVYYWAAKNKIPVFSPALTDGSLGDMMYFHSFRNPGLVLDIISDLRRLNTMAVKAVNSGVIIVGGGVIKHHICNANLMRNGADFSVFINTASEFDGSDSGARPDEAVSWGKIKKDATPVKVYAEASLVFPILVGETFVKCHFIKK